In the genome of Segatella copri, one region contains:
- a CDS encoding porin family protein, protein MKRIVFFLMAMLMIALPSSAQNYKNSQYYNEKTGHLDYKFNNYLGEAYLGVRLGPAFTYVTSDDARLDGGKWQTGLNVGVVGGFALSESTPVFMETGLYYIEKGGKKDLGGGKKMTYDLNYLEIPVLVKYKYEVDDEFTVEPFAGGYFAMGVGGKIKNFAEREAQSSFRSNNFRRFDGGLRLGCGVGYDMFYADLTYDLGLANICHDDFDKARNRALIFNFGVNF, encoded by the coding sequence ATGAAAAGAATTGTATTCTTCCTGATGGCAATGCTCATGATAGCACTCCCATCATCAGCACAGAACTATAAGAATAGTCAATACTACAACGAGAAGACGGGTCATCTCGACTACAAGTTCAACAACTATCTGGGCGAGGCCTACCTGGGCGTGCGCCTCGGTCCTGCCTTCACTTACGTTACTTCCGACGATGCCCGTCTGGATGGCGGCAAATGGCAGACCGGTCTCAACGTGGGTGTTGTAGGCGGTTTTGCGCTCAGCGAGTCAACTCCTGTATTCATGGAGACGGGTCTCTACTATATAGAAAAAGGTGGAAAGAAAGACCTGGGCGGAGGCAAGAAGATGACCTACGACCTCAACTACCTGGAGATTCCGGTGCTCGTGAAATACAAGTACGAGGTGGATGATGAGTTCACCGTAGAGCCATTTGCCGGTGGATATTTCGCCATGGGCGTGGGCGGCAAGATCAAGAACTTTGCCGAGCGTGAGGCTCAGAGCTCCTTCAGAAGCAACAACTTCAGAAGATTCGACGGCGGTCTGCGCCTCGGATGCGGCGTGGGCTACGACATGTTCTATGCCGACCTCACCTACGACCTGGGACTTGCCAACATCTGCCACGACGATTTCGACAAGGCAAGAAACAGAGCCCTGATCTTCAACTTTGGCGTAAACTTCTAA
- a CDS encoding YfhO family protein has product MNFLKKYLLDILVVIVFAVISFVYFMPADMDGRILFRHDSAASKGLGHEKELFQQQTGETTRWTNSVFGGMPTYQIAPSYGSTKVLDQVTKAYHLWLPDYVWYVFVYLLGFYIMLRAFDFRQSLAALGSIIWAFSSYFFIIIAAGHIWKVWALAYLPPMIAGMVLAYRGKYLKGLLLTAIFSAFEVNANHVQMTYYYLFIILFMVIAYLVDAIRKGELARFGKATAVCVVGALIGISLNLTNLYHTWQYGQETMRGKSELVKKNAANQTSSGLDRNYITQWSYGIDETWTLMIPDAKGGASVPLSHKEKAMEKADPNFVQIYQQLGQYWGNQPGTSGPVYVGAFVCMLFILGLFIVKGPMKWALLAATILSILLSWGRNFMPFTNFFLDYIPMYAKFRTVASILVIAEFTIPLLATMALKKLVDEPEVLTTKIKYVYASLGLTAGFCLLFALMPGVFFPDFISVQETQALQQLPAEYQGPLMSNLIEIRKGIFTSDCWRSFWIILIGFGFLMLYKMKKLGAEFMIAGIAVLCLVDMWMVNKRYLYDDMFVDKIERDAPQQMTETDKIICRDKSLDYRVLNLASNTFNENETSYYHKSIGGYHAAKLRRYQEMIDAHIAPEMQKTMQAVAAAGGDMTKVNGDSIFPVLNMLNTKYFIMPLQGGQTVPVQNPYAYGNAWFVDEVKYVNNANEEIEGVGKVNLRHVAVADAKFKEQLDQSVKQDDTSVVKMIQYKPNNLTYEVKSSKGGVIVFSEIYYPGWTATVDGEPVELGRVDYILRALNVKAGSHKVVLDFHPQSLKNTETIAYIGYGVLVLLIIIGIGVEVKRRKKASQEVKE; this is encoded by the coding sequence ATGAATTTTTTGAAGAAGTATCTGCTAGATATTCTAGTGGTGATTGTTTTTGCGGTGATTTCCTTCGTGTACTTCATGCCTGCCGACATGGACGGACGAATCCTCTTCCGTCACGACTCTGCGGCAAGCAAGGGATTGGGACACGAGAAGGAACTCTTCCAGCAGCAGACCGGCGAGACGACTCGCTGGACTAACTCCGTGTTTGGTGGTATGCCAACTTACCAGATTGCACCTTCGTATGGAAGTACCAAGGTGCTCGACCAGGTGACGAAGGCTTATCATCTGTGGTTACCCGACTATGTATGGTATGTGTTTGTCTATCTTCTGGGCTTCTATATCATGCTGCGAGCCTTCGATTTCCGACAGTCGCTGGCTGCATTGGGAAGTATCATTTGGGCATTCTCATCCTACTTCTTTATCATCATCGCCGCCGGTCATATCTGGAAGGTGTGGGCACTTGCCTATCTGCCGCCAATGATTGCGGGCATGGTGCTGGCTTACCGGGGGAAGTATCTGAAGGGCTTGCTCCTCACCGCCATCTTCTCGGCTTTCGAGGTGAACGCCAACCACGTGCAGATGACTTACTACTATCTCTTCATCATCCTCTTCATGGTGATTGCCTACTTGGTGGATGCCATCAGGAAGGGAGAACTCGCCCGCTTCGGAAAGGCTACGGCAGTGTGCGTGGTGGGTGCCCTCATCGGTATCTCGCTCAACCTGACGAACCTTTATCACACCTGGCAGTATGGACAGGAAACCATGCGCGGCAAGAGTGAGCTGGTGAAGAAAAATGCTGCCAATCAGACCAGTAGCGGATTGGATAGAAATTATATCACCCAGTGGAGTTACGGCATCGATGAAACCTGGACTCTGATGATTCCTGATGCCAAGGGTGGCGCTTCTGTGCCTCTTTCTCATAAAGAGAAGGCGATGGAGAAGGCTGATCCTAACTTTGTGCAGATTTATCAGCAGTTGGGTCAGTACTGGGGCAACCAGCCTGGCACCAGTGGTCCGGTTTACGTGGGCGCCTTCGTCTGCATGCTCTTCATCCTGGGTCTCTTTATCGTAAAGGGTCCGATGAAGTGGGCTTTGCTGGCTGCCACCATCCTGAGCATCCTGCTCTCCTGGGGTAGAAACTTCATGCCGTTTACCAATTTCTTCCTGGATTATATCCCGATGTATGCCAAGTTCCGAACGGTGGCATCCATCCTCGTGATAGCCGAGTTTACCATTCCGCTGCTGGCGACGATGGCGCTGAAGAAACTGGTGGATGAGCCTGAGGTGCTGACCACCAAGATAAAATATGTATATGCCAGCTTGGGTCTGACGGCAGGTTTCTGCCTGCTTTTCGCCCTGATGCCAGGCGTATTCTTCCCAGATTTCATCTCCGTGCAGGAGACCCAGGCGCTGCAGCAGTTGCCTGCCGAATATCAGGGTCCGCTGATGAGCAACCTCATCGAAATCCGTAAGGGCATCTTTACATCCGACTGCTGGCGTTCGTTCTGGATTATCCTCATCGGCTTCGGCTTCCTGATGCTTTACAAGATGAAGAAGCTGGGTGCCGAGTTCATGATTGCCGGTATCGCCGTGCTCTGTCTGGTGGATATGTGGATGGTGAACAAGCGTTATCTCTACGATGATATGTTTGTAGATAAGATTGAGCGTGATGCACCTCAGCAGATGACGGAGACCGACAAGATTATCTGTCGTGACAAGTCGCTCGACTATCGTGTGCTCAATCTGGCATCGAATACCTTCAATGAGAACGAGACCTCTTACTATCATAAGAGCATCGGCGGTTATCATGCTGCCAAGCTGCGCCGTTATCAGGAGATGATTGATGCGCATATCGCTCCGGAGATGCAGAAGACCATGCAGGCTGTGGCTGCTGCCGGCGGCGACATGACCAAGGTGAACGGCGACAGCATCTTCCCTGTGTTGAACATGCTGAACACCAAATATTTCATCATGCCTCTGCAGGGCGGTCAGACCGTTCCGGTGCAGAATCCATACGCTTACGGCAATGCCTGGTTTGTGGATGAGGTGAAGTATGTGAACAATGCCAACGAGGAAATCGAGGGCGTGGGCAAGGTGAACCTGCGCCATGTGGCTGTGGCTGATGCCAAGTTCAAGGAGCAGTTGGATCAGAGCGTAAAGCAGGATGATACTTCGGTGGTGAAGATGATTCAGTATAAGCCAAACAACCTGACTTACGAGGTGAAGTCAAGCAAGGGTGGTGTCATCGTCTTCTCTGAGATTTACTATCCGGGCTGGACGGCTACGGTGGATGGAGAGCCTGTGGAGCTGGGCAGAGTGGATTACATTCTGCGTGCCCTGAACGTGAAGGCAGGCAGCCACAAGGTGGTGCTCGACTTCCATCCTCAGTCGCTGAAGAACACCGAGACCATCGCTTACATCGGTTACGGCGTTCTCGTACTCCTTATTATAATAGGTATAGGAGTGGAAGTGAAGAGACGCAAGAAGGCTTCACAGGAAGTGAAGGAATAG
- a CDS encoding GSCFA domain-containing protein, translated as MLFRTEIEIPKADFEIQPAERMLFVGSCFADNLGRRFVENRFRATVNPFGVMYNPASILHTVEKSLEVQPRVAVFTLGTNHVYILKETGEIVDNCQKRPQRLFEERELSVEECAGYLQKAVDLLKAEKVIITVSPIRYAKYGYHGSQLSKATLQLAADKLVKANPGVVSYFPAYEIMNDELRDYRFYQEDMLHPSQQAVEYIWEKFRATYFGKAAEQFLEDWRPIREALGHKPFHPESEEHQKFIARTEEKKRQFEEKYHLL; from the coding sequence ATGCTGTTTCGAACTGAAATAGAGATTCCGAAGGCCGACTTCGAGATACAACCGGCAGAGCGAATGCTCTTTGTGGGCAGTTGCTTTGCCGACAATCTGGGTCGCCGGTTTGTGGAAAACCGCTTCCGTGCCACGGTGAATCCCTTCGGGGTGATGTATAATCCGGCAAGCATTCTCCATACCGTGGAGAAGAGCCTGGAGGTTCAGCCTCGTGTGGCCGTGTTTACGCTGGGTACGAACCACGTGTATATCCTGAAGGAAACGGGCGAGATTGTGGATAACTGCCAAAAGCGTCCGCAGCGCCTTTTCGAGGAAAGGGAATTGAGCGTGGAGGAATGTGCCGGGTATCTGCAGAAGGCCGTTGATTTGCTGAAAGCTGAAAAGGTGATTATAACCGTCAGTCCCATCCGTTACGCCAAATACGGCTACCACGGGAGCCAGCTTTCGAAGGCAACGCTCCAGTTGGCAGCAGATAAACTGGTGAAGGCGAATCCGGGAGTGGTGAGTTATTTCCCTGCTTACGAAATCATGAACGATGAACTTCGTGATTATCGCTTCTACCAGGAAGACATGCTGCATCCGAGCCAGCAGGCTGTGGAGTATATCTGGGAAAAGTTCCGTGCCACCTATTTCGGCAAAGCCGCAGAACAGTTTCTGGAAGACTGGAGACCCATCCGGGAAGCACTCGGCCACAAGCCCTTCCACCCCGAAAGCGAGGAACATCAGAAGTTCATCGCCCGGACGGAAGAGAAGAAAAGACAATTTGAGGAGAAGTATCATCTTCTATAA